The Lysobacter gummosus genome includes a region encoding these proteins:
- a CDS encoding pyridoxal-phosphate dependent enzyme, which produces MNDSWLNDPAQLWSDYRPTRLLDLPELAQHCGVRRVLAKAENERPLGNFKVLGGMVAGLRALSRLTGARSLEQLRQACGGRATRPRLICASDGNHGLSVSAAAQRAGAAARVYLPAAVSPARAARIRALGGEVVRVDGSYDDAVLAAHAAAARGDGVLIADTSADPADPVVADVMAGYGLIARELHAQLRERAHERPSHVFVQAGVGGLAAAMAEGLHAQLRLPARIVAVEPRSAACLAHALARAAPVRIDGDLDTCAEMLSCGLASASALAVLQRHRVSALSVDEAQLSAAPALLRAGGGPDSSASGAAGWAGLLHATADPALRDAHGLDADSSVLLLITEGAMRE; this is translated from the coding sequence ATGAACGACTCCTGGCTCAACGACCCGGCGCAACTGTGGTCGGACTATCGCCCCACCCGACTGCTCGATCTGCCCGAACTGGCGCAACACTGCGGCGTGCGGCGCGTGCTGGCCAAGGCCGAGAACGAACGGCCGCTGGGCAATTTCAAAGTTCTCGGCGGCATGGTCGCCGGCCTGCGCGCGTTGAGCCGGCTGACCGGCGCGCGTTCGCTGGAGCAGTTGCGTCAGGCTTGCGGCGGCCGCGCAACGAGGCCGCGATTGATCTGCGCCAGCGACGGTAATCACGGCCTGTCGGTGAGCGCGGCAGCGCAGCGCGCAGGCGCGGCGGCGCGCGTCTACTTGCCCGCGGCGGTGTCGCCGGCGCGCGCCGCGCGCATCCGCGCGCTCGGCGGCGAGGTGGTGCGCGTGGACGGCAGCTACGACGACGCAGTGCTGGCCGCGCACGCCGCGGCGGCGCGCGGCGACGGCGTGTTGATCGCCGATACCAGCGCCGACCCGGCCGATCCAGTGGTCGCCGATGTCATGGCCGGTTACGGCCTGATCGCGCGCGAACTGCACGCGCAGTTGCGCGAGCGCGCGCACGAACGACCCAGCCACGTCTTCGTGCAGGCCGGCGTCGGCGGACTCGCCGCGGCGATGGCCGAAGGCTTGCACGCGCAGTTGCGCCTGCCTGCGCGCATCGTCGCGGTCGAACCGCGATCGGCCGCCTGCCTCGCCCACGCCTTGGCGCGCGCGGCGCCGGTGCGGATCGACGGCGACCTGGACACCTGCGCGGAAATGCTTTCGTGCGGTCTGGCCTCGGCCTCGGCATTGGCCGTGCTGCAGCGGCACCGGGTGAGCGCGTTGAGCGTCGATGAAGCCCAGTTGTCGGCCGCGCCCGCGCTGTTGCGCGCCGGCGGCGGGCCCGACAGCAGCGCGTCCGGCGCCGCCGGATGGGCCGGACTGCTGCATGCGACCGCCGATCCCGCCCTGCGCGATGCGCACGGCCTGGACGCCGACAGCAGCGTGCTGTTGCTGATCACCGAAGGCGCGATGCGCGAGTAG
- a CDS encoding YcaO-like family protein, with protein sequence MIPLERERSLAGAERVVRAFIAQQGWSARIDSSDTGLQGALCMVHDADGEAIGSGFGKGEPEAARVGALYEAVEHIYANSCAPQERVELRAATQLFADPRYAALPFVAEFGRQASRQLSCLCYRRFFDESDGDALAVPAFLCRPNALADLLPGDDFDYASVIRYGSNSGTAIGASLEEAAVHAIGELIERDSWSLFLLAHYLGDASSFGAWVDPGSLPESVAAVHAAASEQLGREVLLIDATSDLGVPAFIATTDRILDGEAVFPSGYGASLYAGHAAIRALTELVQTVLVGQRLATVGEYSRQVLQALSEYPKLRACAYFQVERQRMRQTDWSYPQRERQPPSALLRELIVTLAGRGIDVHHLVHHREGDAFCVVSCVSLELERFLLVTTGMVMAPGRRGMALLTGGLPVRAMRDASVETSAG encoded by the coding sequence ATGATTCCGTTGGAACGCGAGCGGTCGCTGGCCGGGGCCGAGCGAGTGGTGAGGGCCTTTATCGCCCAGCAAGGCTGGAGCGCGCGCATCGACAGCAGCGACACGGGGCTGCAAGGCGCGCTGTGCATGGTGCACGACGCCGACGGCGAGGCCATCGGCAGCGGCTTCGGCAAGGGCGAGCCCGAGGCGGCGCGGGTCGGCGCGTTGTACGAGGCGGTGGAGCATATCTACGCGAACAGCTGTGCGCCGCAAGAACGCGTGGAATTGCGCGCCGCCACGCAACTGTTCGCCGATCCGCGGTATGCCGCGTTGCCGTTCGTTGCCGAGTTCGGCCGGCAGGCCTCGCGGCAACTGAGTTGCCTGTGCTATCGCCGGTTTTTCGATGAAAGCGATGGCGACGCGCTCGCCGTGCCGGCGTTCCTGTGCCGGCCCAATGCGCTGGCGGATCTGTTGCCGGGCGACGACTTCGACTACGCCAGCGTGATCCGCTACGGCTCCAACAGCGGGACCGCGATCGGCGCCAGCCTGGAAGAAGCGGCGGTGCATGCGATCGGCGAACTGATCGAACGCGATTCGTGGTCGTTGTTCCTGCTCGCGCATTACCTGGGCGATGCTTCGAGTTTCGGCGCCTGGGTCGATCCGGGCTCGCTGCCCGAATCGGTCGCGGCGGTGCACGCGGCCGCGAGCGAACAACTGGGTCGCGAAGTGTTGTTGATCGATGCGACCAGCGATCTCGGCGTGCCGGCATTCATCGCCACCACCGATCGCATCCTTGATGGCGAAGCGGTATTCCCGAGTGGGTACGGCGCGTCCTTGTACGCCGGCCATGCGGCGATCCGCGCGCTGACCGAACTGGTGCAGACGGTGCTGGTGGGGCAGCGTCTGGCCACCGTGGGTGAGTACAGCCGGCAGGTGCTGCAGGCGCTGAGCGAGTATCCGAAGCTGCGCGCCTGCGCTTATTTTCAGGTGGAGCGTCAGCGCATGCGGCAGACGGACTGGTCGTACCCACAACGCGAGCGACAGCCGCCGTCGGCGTTGCTGCGAGAATTGATCGTCACCCTGGCCGGGCGCGGCATCGACGTGCATCACTTGGTCCATCACCGCGAGGGCGATGCGTTCTGCGTGGTCAGTTGCGTATCGCTGGAGCTTGAGCGCTTCCTGCTGGTCACCACCGGCATGGTGATGGCGCCGGGGCGGCGCGGCATGGCGTTGCTCACGGGCGGGTTGCCTGTGCGCGCGATGCGCGATGCGTCTGTCGAGACATCGGCGGGATAA
- a CDS encoding alkaline phosphatase → MRQTPNSVAATVLGGAIFTALIALPVLAAPKQAAPKSPARQESAQRWFEEGAQTARDGANLRPSPFKAKNVILFVGDGMGISTISAARIREGQLKGGSGEEHSLSFERLPYVSLSKTYSVDGQTPDSAPTMTAMVTGIKTNQGVLSVTQKAKYGDCASARGQGVVTMLELSEALGLATGIVSTARITHATPAATYSHTPNRDWESDAELPAEAKANGCKDIARQLVEFPYGDGLEVALGGGRGYFLPNTVSDPEDAGAAGRRKDGRNLPQEWAARAASPYVWNKAQFDAVDPRRTRHLLGLFERSHMEYEQDRPNDSGKEPSLADMTSKAIDVLEANSRKGYFLMVEGGRVDHAHHAGNASRALTDTIALSDAVRKALEKTSERDTLIIVTADHSHTFTVAGYPDRGNDILGKVVTNGRLALDKNGKPYTTLGYVNGPGYRGPNARPDLTAIDTTHQDYLQEATVPLSDETHAAEDVAIYARGPGAHSFQGVVEQNTIFHVMAQSQRNTSIFLCTLLGQCGNGRGRSAIAAPLMEEDLRAGMARQSAKL, encoded by the coding sequence ATGCGCCAGACTCCGAATTCCGTCGCCGCCACCGTTCTCGGCGGCGCCATCTTCACCGCTCTCATCGCCCTGCCCGTGCTGGCCGCGCCCAAACAGGCCGCGCCCAAGTCGCCGGCCCGCCAGGAAAGCGCGCAGCGCTGGTTCGAGGAAGGCGCGCAGACCGCGCGCGACGGCGCCAACCTGCGCCCGAGCCCGTTCAAGGCCAAGAACGTGATTCTGTTCGTCGGCGACGGCATGGGCATTTCCACCATCTCCGCCGCGCGCATCCGCGAAGGCCAGCTCAAGGGCGGCAGCGGCGAAGAGCATTCGCTGTCGTTCGAGCGCCTGCCGTACGTGAGCCTGTCCAAGACCTACTCGGTCGATGGCCAGACGCCGGATTCGGCGCCGACCATGACCGCGATGGTCACCGGCATCAAGACCAACCAGGGCGTGCTCAGCGTCACGCAGAAAGCCAAGTACGGCGACTGCGCCTCCGCGCGCGGCCAGGGCGTGGTCACCATGCTGGAACTGTCCGAGGCGCTGGGCCTTGCGACCGGCATCGTCAGCACCGCGCGCATCACCCACGCCACGCCGGCGGCCACGTATTCGCATACGCCCAACCGCGATTGGGAAAGCGACGCCGAGCTGCCCGCCGAGGCCAAGGCCAACGGCTGCAAGGACATCGCCCGCCAGTTAGTCGAATTCCCCTACGGCGACGGCCTGGAAGTCGCGCTCGGCGGCGGCCGCGGCTACTTCCTGCCCAACACCGTGAGCGATCCGGAAGACGCCGGCGCCGCCGGCCGCCGCAAGGACGGCCGCAACCTGCCGCAGGAATGGGCCGCGCGCGCGGCTTCGCCTTACGTGTGGAACAAGGCCCAGTTCGACGCCGTCGATCCGCGCCGCACCCGCCATCTGCTGGGCCTGTTCGAGCGCTCGCACATGGAATACGAGCAAGACCGCCCGAACGACAGCGGCAAGGAACCGAGCCTGGCCGACATGACCTCGAAGGCCATCGACGTGCTGGAAGCCAACAGCCGCAAAGGCTACTTCCTGATGGTCGAAGGCGGCCGCGTCGATCACGCGCACCACGCCGGCAACGCCAGCCGTGCGCTCACCGACACCATCGCGCTGTCGGACGCGGTGCGCAAGGCGTTGGAGAAGACCTCCGAGCGCGACACCCTGATCATCGTCACCGCCGACCACAGCCACACCTTCACCGTCGCCGGCTATCCCGACCGCGGCAACGACATCCTCGGCAAGGTCGTCACCAACGGCCGACTGGCGCTGGACAAGAACGGCAAGCCCTACACCACGCTGGGCTACGTCAACGGCCCCGGCTACCGCGGCCCGAACGCGCGTCCGGACCTGACCGCGATCGACACCACGCACCAGGATTACCTGCAGGAAGCGACCGTGCCGCTGAGCGATGAAACCCACGCCGCGGAAGACGTCGCCATCTACGCCCGCGGCCCCGGCGCGCATTCGTTCCAGGGCGTGGTCGAGCAGAACACGATCTTCCACGTGATGGCGCAGTCGCAGCGCAACACCAGCATCTTCCTGTGCACCCTGCTGGGCCAGTGCGGCAACGGCCGCGGCCGCTCCGCGATCGCCGCCCCGCTGATGGAAGAAGACCTGCGCGCGGGCATGGCGCGGCAGTCGGCCAAGCTGTGA
- a CDS encoding fatty acid desaturase family protein: MTTARNRPLTPTELDRFGEELDALRARTVAQLGRVDADYIRRVVAAVRYISLFGRLLLFVGAIGGAFVSWLFWPACIAGTVLLGLAKILENMEVGHNVMHGQYDWMRDPHLDGKTYEWDIVATGDNWRKTHNYMHHTWTNVRGMDDDIGYGLLRLFPEQRWRAFYLLQPFIAVVFAILFEWGVAIQELRVGRWLAGKTTHRAMWRKFAPVGRKMGKQLLKDYVLFPALAGPFFLPVLIGNLIANVMRNIWTYTVIFCGHFTTDVEVFPKESVRNESRGHWYLRQLRGSANLTGGKWMDLMTGNLSHQIEHHFYPDIPARRYAALAVEVREICGRYGQHYDTGSLPKQFAQVIWRILRHAWPSRPGKRRPLVRAEAVAEA; encoded by the coding sequence ATGACCACTGCCCGCAATCGTCCGCTGACCCCGACCGAACTCGACCGCTTCGGCGAAGAACTCGACGCGCTGCGCGCGCGCACCGTCGCCCAACTGGGCCGGGTCGATGCCGACTACATCCGCCGCGTGGTCGCGGCCGTGCGCTACATCAGCCTGTTCGGCCGCCTGCTGCTGTTCGTCGGCGCGATCGGCGGTGCGTTCGTGTCGTGGCTGTTCTGGCCGGCCTGCATCGCCGGCACGGTGTTGCTGGGCCTGGCGAAGATCCTGGAGAACATGGAAGTCGGCCACAACGTCATGCACGGCCAGTACGACTGGATGCGCGATCCGCACCTGGACGGCAAGACCTACGAGTGGGACATCGTCGCCACCGGCGACAACTGGCGCAAAACCCACAACTACATGCACCACACCTGGACCAACGTGCGCGGCATGGACGACGACATCGGCTACGGCCTGCTGCGTCTGTTCCCCGAGCAGCGCTGGCGCGCGTTCTATCTGCTGCAGCCGTTCATCGCGGTGGTGTTCGCGATCCTGTTCGAGTGGGGCGTGGCGATCCAGGAACTGCGCGTGGGCCGCTGGCTGGCCGGCAAGACCACGCATCGGGCGATGTGGCGCAAGTTCGCGCCGGTCGGCCGCAAGATGGGCAAGCAGTTGCTCAAGGACTACGTGCTGTTTCCGGCGCTGGCCGGGCCGTTTTTCCTGCCGGTGCTGATCGGCAACCTGATCGCCAACGTGATGCGCAACATCTGGACTTACACGGTGATCTTCTGCGGTCACTTCACCACGGATGTGGAAGTGTTCCCGAAGGAATCGGTACGCAACGAGTCGCGCGGGCATTGGTATCTGCGCCAGTTGCGCGGGTCGGCGAATCTTACCGGCGGCAAGTGGATGGATCTGATGACGGGCAATCTGAGCCATCAGATCGAGCATCATTTCTATCCGGACATTCCGGCGCGGCGCTATGCGGCGTTGGCGGTGGAGGTTCGGGAGATCTGCGGGCGATACGGCCAGCATTACGATACTGGTTCGCTGCCTAAGCAGTTCGCGCAGGTGATTTGGCGGATCTTGCGGCATGCGTGGCCTAGCCGGCCGGGCAAGCGGCGGCCGCTGGTGCGGGCTGAGGCGGTTGCTGAGGCTTGA
- a CDS encoding glyoxalase: protein MTALNLRTVEAKVFVPARGFELSKRFYTAIGFAIPWSSDDLAYVHHGDCSSLLQKFYLAQHAQNFQMHLLVENADDWWRHLAEQNIAQTFGVDIGAPEDRPWMIRDFTLVDPTVVLSRIGHNLPV, encoded by the coding sequence ATGACCGCGCTCAACCTGCGAACCGTCGAAGCCAAAGTCTTCGTGCCAGCCCGCGGCTTCGAGTTGTCGAAACGCTTCTACACCGCGATCGGTTTCGCCATTCCGTGGTCGTCGGACGATCTGGCCTACGTCCATCACGGCGACTGCAGTTCCCTGTTGCAGAAGTTCTACCTCGCCCAGCACGCGCAGAACTTCCAGATGCATCTGCTGGTGGAGAACGCCGACGATTGGTGGCGGCATCTGGCCGAGCAGAACATCGCGCAGACCTTCGGCGTGGACATCGGCGCACCCGAGGATCGGCCATGGATGATTCGCGATTTCACCCTGGTCGATCCGACGGTAGTGTTGTCACGGATTGGGCATAACTTGCCGGTGTGA
- a CDS encoding LysR substrate-binding domain-containing protein yields the protein MLNLNDLVLFAAAVEHGGFAAASRRLGVPKSTVSKRVAALEEELGVRLIHRTSRSFTLTDTGRDFHEHARAALIETEAAENIVRRRVAEPSGKVRITCGVPTAQDYLAEHLPALARAYPRLHVQLDVSDRWVDLVQEGYDIGVRSHFAPLPDSGLIQRQALVETIVVVAAPAYLAQRGEPQRPQDLAGHDALLTGLSGRTAWTLEDAAGARIEVEPIARMTANEGRVLCAAAVAGLGVTVLPQRMCRDELADGRLRRVLPQWSAGQVTTTLVMPHRRGQLPGVRATVEFLLDCLSRR from the coding sequence ATGCTCAATCTCAACGATCTGGTCTTGTTCGCCGCCGCGGTCGAGCACGGCGGCTTCGCCGCGGCCTCGCGCCGGCTCGGCGTGCCCAAGTCCACGGTCAGCAAGCGGGTGGCGGCGCTGGAGGAGGAACTCGGCGTGCGCCTGATCCACCGCACCTCGCGCAGCTTCACCCTCACCGACACCGGCCGCGACTTCCACGAGCACGCGCGCGCGGCGCTGATCGAAACCGAGGCGGCGGAGAACATCGTGCGCCGCCGCGTCGCCGAACCCAGCGGCAAGGTCCGCATCACCTGCGGCGTGCCGACCGCGCAGGACTATCTGGCCGAACATCTGCCGGCGCTGGCGCGGGCGTATCCGCGCCTGCATGTGCAACTCGACGTCAGCGATCGCTGGGTCGATCTGGTCCAGGAGGGCTACGACATCGGCGTGCGCAGCCACTTCGCGCCCTTGCCCGATTCGGGCCTGATCCAGCGTCAGGCGCTGGTGGAAACCATCGTCGTGGTCGCCGCGCCGGCGTATCTGGCGCAGCGCGGCGAACCGCAGCGGCCGCAGGATCTGGCCGGGCACGACGCCCTGCTGACCGGCCTGTCCGGACGCACGGCGTGGACGCTCGAAGACGCGGCTGGCGCCCGCATCGAGGTCGAGCCGATCGCGCGCATGACCGCCAACGAAGGCCGCGTGCTGTGCGCCGCCGCGGTCGCCGGGCTCGGCGTGACGGTGTTGCCGCAGCGCATGTGCCGCGACGAACTCGCAGACGGCCGCCTGCGCCGGGTGCTGCCGCAATGGAGCGCGGGACAGGTGACGACGACGCTGGTGATGCCGCATCGCCGCGGCCAGTTGCCCGGTGTGCGCGCGACCGTGGAATTCCTGCTCGATTGCCTGTCGCGGCGGTGA
- a CDS encoding glutathione S-transferase family protein yields MSPILYYGVPSGCSFGSIVALEWSGLPYRLARVEMPEMIHTDAYRTINPVGETPALLTESGDALVESMAILNHIGANAVASGIAYRQGTREFDELNRMLAFLNTTFFNSFASLWHVLEHEVDEATKAALTEYGRGRVVRAHEELERMLGDKPWLLGEHRTLADAYFVGIARWTKYHEVVDRRDYPNLQRLYDKLQADPAVVFAHAIEQQQPARSSGGFLGEVALDEAVRYKRAA; encoded by the coding sequence ATGTCCCCGATCCTTTACTACGGCGTCCCCTCCGGCTGCTCGTTCGGCTCCATCGTCGCGCTGGAATGGTCCGGCCTGCCCTACCGGCTGGCGCGAGTGGAGATGCCCGAGATGATCCACACCGACGCCTACCGCACCATCAACCCGGTCGGCGAAACCCCGGCGCTGCTGACCGAGTCGGGCGACGCCTTGGTCGAAAGCATGGCCATCCTCAACCACATCGGCGCCAACGCCGTCGCCAGCGGCATCGCCTACCGGCAGGGCACGCGCGAGTTCGACGAACTCAACCGCATGCTCGCTTTCCTCAACACCACCTTCTTCAATTCCTTCGCCTCGCTGTGGCATGTTCTGGAGCACGAAGTGGACGAGGCGACCAAGGCCGCGCTGACCGAATACGGTCGCGGCCGCGTGGTGCGGGCGCATGAGGAGTTGGAGCGCATGCTCGGCGACAAGCCCTGGCTGCTGGGCGAACATCGCACCTTGGCCGATGCGTATTTCGTCGGCATTGCCCGCTGGACCAAGTATCACGAGGTCGTCGATCGTCGCGACTATCCGAACTTGCAGCGCCTGTACGACAAGCTGCAGGCCGATCCGGCGGTGGTTTTCGCGCATGCGATCGAACAGCAGCAGCCGGCTCGCAGCAGCGGCGGGTTTCTAGGCGAGGTCGCTTTGGATGAGGCGGTGCGGTACAAGCGGGCGGCTTGA
- the fabR gene encoding HTH-type transcriptional repressor FabR: MSQRLHTDIDADTHPGRKATISREDLIAAALKLIGPHRSVSSLSLREVAREAGIAPNSFYRQFRDTDELAVALIDLAGQSLRQIVGEARQRVAARRSIVRSSIEAFMDQLRADDKLLHVLLREGTVGSDAFKRAVDRELSFFEEELRVDLIRLAAIDKVTLYEPALVARSITRLVFAMGATAMDMPREKDPELIEQMSVMVRMILAGSRAMSMAAKNAARSAANR, encoded by the coding sequence GTGAGCCAACGCCTCCATACCGATATCGACGCCGATACGCACCCGGGCCGCAAGGCGACGATCTCCCGTGAGGACCTGATCGCCGCCGCGCTGAAACTGATCGGACCGCACCGCAGCGTGTCCAGCCTGAGCCTGCGCGAGGTCGCGCGCGAAGCGGGCATCGCCCCGAACAGTTTCTATCGCCAATTCCGCGACACCGACGAACTGGCGGTGGCGCTGATCGACCTCGCCGGACAATCCCTGCGCCAGATCGTCGGCGAAGCGCGCCAGCGCGTGGCCGCGCGCCGCAGCATCGTGCGCAGCTCGATCGAAGCGTTCATGGATCAACTGCGCGCCGACGACAAACTGCTGCACGTACTGCTGCGCGAAGGCACGGTCGGCTCGGACGCGTTCAAGCGCGCGGTCGATCGCGAGCTGTCGTTTTTCGAAGAAGAGCTGCGGGTCGACCTGATCCGCCTGGCCGCGATCGACAAGGTCACGCTGTACGAACCGGCCCTGGTCGCGCGGTCGATCACCCGCCTGGTGTTCGCCATGGGCGCCACCGCCATGGACATGCCGCGCGAGAAAGACCCCGAGCTGATCGAACAGATGAGCGTGATGGTGCGGATGATCCTGGCCGGCTCACGGGCGATGTCGATGGCGGCGAAGAACGCGGCCAGAAGCGCGGCCAATCGCTGA
- a CDS encoding ATP-grasp domain-containing protein encodes MLRIALLEDKLTIVSAPVGVAVYDFDFELYFRCSHPAFFEGDTPCVLRVGAVEDYAAQYQEKLDWGLRPVNTPEQHERASELSVWYPLLTDMTPRTRIFEQLPDATEIEREFAWPIFLKGSRQTNKHNLKLSIIRDRGQYVWAAEQYRRDPVLHWQRPVVREFVPLQPVAGGIPGKVPASMEFRSFWWRGHCVGWGRYWYQAADYACDDIDTGLALAHEAARRLQVPFLVVDIARAVDGRWIVIECNDAQESGYAAAPPRAIWSAILERIELAQPGQGAV; translated from the coding sequence ATGCTGCGGATCGCATTATTGGAAGACAAGTTGACGATCGTCAGCGCGCCGGTCGGCGTCGCGGTCTACGACTTCGATTTCGAACTGTATTTTCGCTGCAGCCATCCGGCATTTTTCGAAGGCGACACCCCCTGCGTCCTGCGCGTCGGCGCGGTCGAGGACTATGCCGCGCAGTACCAGGAAAAGCTCGATTGGGGTTTGCGTCCGGTGAACACGCCCGAGCAGCACGAGCGGGCCAGCGAGTTGTCGGTGTGGTATCCGCTACTGACCGACATGACGCCGCGCACGCGGATTTTCGAGCAATTGCCGGACGCGACGGAGATAGAGCGCGAGTTTGCCTGGCCGATCTTCCTCAAGGGCTCGCGTCAGACCAACAAGCACAATCTGAAACTGTCGATCATTCGCGATCGCGGTCAATACGTATGGGCCGCTGAGCAATACCGCCGCGATCCGGTACTGCATTGGCAGCGGCCGGTCGTGCGCGAGTTCGTGCCGCTGCAGCCGGTAGCGGGCGGTATCCCCGGAAAGGTGCCGGCGTCGATGGAGTTCCGTAGTTTCTGGTGGCGCGGGCATTGCGTGGGGTGGGGCCGCTATTGGTATCAGGCGGCCGACTATGCCTGCGACGATATCGACACCGGACTCGCGCTGGCGCACGAGGCGGCGCGGCGTCTGCAAGTGCCGTTCCTTGTGGTCGATATAGCCAGGGCCGTGGACGGTCGCTGGATCGTCATCGAATGCAATGATGCGCAGGAATCGGGCTACGCCGCGGCGCCGCCCCGGGCGATCTGGAGCGCGATACTCGAACGGATCGAGCTGGCGCAGCCGGGGCAGGGCGCGGTCTGA
- a CDS encoding ferredoxin reductase: MNAAIRPSTRRPQSRLRRLIAPLVAPQVFDFWASRLHPTWSWERSLARIVGRSEASADAVTLLLAPNRHWRGARAGQHLMVGARIDGVLVQRSYSLSHAPRGDGRIAITVKAIEGGKLSRHLHGEAKVGDVLELGAAFGDMVLPERVDGAWLFLAAGSGITPLMAMTRELAAQGMPAPLTVLYWARRREELCFVDELREIAARHPNFRVRFLLTRQEPRDDDEDAGRIDPALLARHVGDLSARQVYACGPGGFVVQARESGAAQARAFAAEAFTPPPRTLEESGTVEVLLARSGRTVELPRGESLLTALESQGLKLPSGCRMGLCNTCSCGKTSGTTRHLHTGDVQAEPVSSLRLCVNSATSHLVLDL; encoded by the coding sequence ATGAACGCTGCCATCCGCCCCTCCACCCGCCGCCCCCAGAGCCGTCTTCGACGGCTCATCGCGCCCCTGGTGGCTCCGCAAGTCTTTGATTTCTGGGCCTCCAGGCTCCATCCGACCTGGTCCTGGGAGCGCTCGCTGGCGCGCATCGTCGGCCGCAGCGAGGCCTCGGCCGACGCGGTGACCCTGCTGCTGGCGCCGAACCGGCACTGGCGCGGCGCCCGCGCCGGTCAGCATCTGATGGTCGGCGCGCGTATCGATGGTGTCCTGGTGCAGCGCAGCTACAGCCTGTCGCACGCGCCGCGCGGCGACGGCCGCATCGCCATCACGGTCAAGGCGATCGAGGGCGGCAAGCTCAGCCGCCATCTGCACGGCGAGGCCAAGGTCGGCGACGTGCTGGAACTCGGCGCCGCTTTCGGCGACATGGTGCTGCCCGAACGCGTCGATGGCGCGTGGCTGTTTCTCGCCGCCGGCAGCGGCATCACGCCGTTGATGGCGATGACGCGCGAACTGGCCGCGCAAGGCATGCCGGCGCCGCTGACCGTGTTGTATTGGGCGCGTCGCCGCGAAGAATTATGTTTCGTCGATGAGCTGCGCGAGATCGCGGCCCGGCATCCGAATTTCCGCGTGCGCTTTCTGCTGACCCGGCAGGAGCCGCGCGACGACGACGAAGACGCCGGCCGCATCGATCCGGCGCTGCTGGCCAGGCATGTCGGCGATCTGTCCGCGCGTCAGGTCTATGCCTGCGGCCCGGGCGGTTTCGTCGTGCAGGCGCGCGAGTCCGGCGCCGCGCAGGCGCGCGCCTTCGCCGCGGAAGCTTTCACGCCGCCGCCGCGCACGCTGGAAGAAAGCGGCACGGTCGAAGTCCTGCTCGCGCGCAGCGGCCGCACCGTGGAACTGCCGCGCGGCGAGTCGCTGCTGACCGCGCTGGAATCGCAAGGCCTGAAGCTGCCCTCGGGTTGCCGCATGGGTCTGTGCAACACCTGCTCGTGCGGCAAAACCTCCGGCACCACCCGTCATCTGCACACCGGCGATGTTCAGGCCGAACCGGTGTCTTCGCTGCGTCTGTGCGTGAACAGCGCGACCAGCCACCTCGTCCTCGATCTGTGA